In one Halictus rubicundus isolate RS-2024b chromosome 14, iyHalRubi1_principal, whole genome shotgun sequence genomic region, the following are encoded:
- the LOC143361016 gene encoding uncharacterized protein LOC143361016 codes for MTTGSLVFGNTKCTDRRGRRYGSDRDIVQTGVPDNDAGPSDTRRVQDSEEKKEDSHPGSRGSIAGSGASSIVARKRKLEYQAAEARTKLMKKALEEGARLEMDLIQKRLEAELAELDEEVEFINEHPEPANNSATAQNITEWLRNSEKQSTAAKRNEKSIDQENNKLDKLTTVLTDVIATLKPHAKTSPTNLMTRLTSARKLPIFEGNPLEWIPFKRAFDITTELNGFTDKENVLRLCECLRGEAKETVDSLLLTSGSAEDIMASLELRFGNVDVILGKVVEEMKRLPRIGTRGMDLPTLAAKVRNCVVSMQSVNHLGYLHSPELINNIIQKMSSAMIYNYNRFANMRPTDEPRLVGLSTFLTMEAEMACKAGTSGVTVTSGNARKDDSRGKGRGTNERRERTSRVYAAAKGKDSNDKQPRSKYSGLKCSFCNHREHRPVDCEKFQTANVDQRWRWAKRHNLCFRCLKKDHRRLQCQAEKCGIGNCNKSHHRLLHKKMIAREIGTNGPASKLDILGVGGMMTTEGRSQRVSLEISDIRRVQKHLVRNVQTVAKLKLPQQTLRRSDTNKHEHLKDLPISYYVNAKPTILLGQDNWYLCIPKELRVGGRNLPVASLTELGWVVHGYTITDHEFTNRLTKAFGLTEHSKPETDHAKSLNEVIQEYFELESIGISNILRTNRQEERAQHLQNTTTKRKLGRWETGLLWHTEKVDLPNNYSYALERLKNLERRMDKEPELANAYTRQIEDLIKKGYAEKLTAQQIETGSPVWYLPHFGVKHVDKPNKLRIVFDAAAKCHGTSLNDVLLPGPDLLNSLLGVLMRFRQRKIAFVADIKEMFLQIKIREEDRDVQRFLWRETERNQKPDVYRMSSMIFGAISSPSSAQYVKNRNADEFATLYPEAVNAIKYKHYVDDYLDSVDTEDEAKRLSREVTEIHRRGGFQMCGWTSNSDAVMKEMSGGNVTSGTVQLTAKERRASKTLGLYWDAMSDTFSFNTNKMQNAVSVPLQEKGITKREMVRTIMSIFDPLGFLAPFTIKSKILLQNVWRSGITWDENLRIAEMGKWKEWTSELQSLGELTIPRCYVARCHVTTTELHVFCDASELAYAAVAYWKFTYSNGRSTVAFICSKSRVTPLKPTSIPRLELQAALLASRLGRTIETEHEFKISRRIFWTDSNTVLSWIQADPRSFKTFVSNRLAEIDELTTTTEWRWISGKQNPADHATRNRPVAILTESNWFHGPDFLTNAENSWPRSRAGKSKEQATEEECRTVAAIGRTTNPVLLDILRFSSWLRLIRTTARILIFVERCKKKRGVELTEDIMQRSEKLWIRQAQEESFGNEIRSIEQRRPLPADSRLIQFSPEMDDQQILRLKGRVSNIAGIAEQMKRPVLLDGKHPYTRLLVRQYHESAGHGSTETVLNELRQRYWILKLRPTIRWVAHQCVTCRIRRAKSNPPRMSDLPLARLGHHQRPFTHCGMDYFGPLTVTVGRRHEKRWGVLFTCLTTRAIHLELVNSLTTDSTIMALRRMGARRGFPSQLYSDNATNLKGADREIKQLIQDLDQQKQTEFASSHRMIWKFIPPASPHMGGSWERLVRSVKTALKVTLKERSPKEETLQTVLLEAERTVNSRPLTHVSVDPRDPEAITPYHFLIGTSSADPLPNVPDDIELYSRKQWRVAQRLADHFWNRWVREYLPTLQPRRRWTHDTTPIKTGSIVIIADHLMPRNMWLKGIVKAVYPGADGRIRVAEVKTQHGTLRRPVVKLIVLPVLNVSAAEEKAPAAEGEGVKD; via the exons ATGACTACCGGGTCACTCGTGTTTGGAAACACGAAGTGTACAGATC GCCGAGGCCGGAGATACGGTAGTGATCGTGACATAGTGCAAACGGGTGTACCAGACAATGACGCTGGACCAAGCGACACAAGACGGGTCCAGGATAGTGAGGAGAAAAAAGAAGATAGTCACCCCGGTTCGCGTGGTAGTATAGCAGGCTCAGGAGCCTCAAGCATTGTGGCTAGGAAAAGGAAACTGGAATATCAAGCGGCGGAGGCTAGGACGAAATTGATGAAGAAGGCGCTCGAAGAAGGTGCTCGCTTGGAAATGGACCTAATACAAAAACGACTGGAGGCCGAACTAGCAGAACTCGACGAGGAGGTCGAATTCATAAACGAACATCCAGAACCAGCAAACAATTCGGCCACAGCGCAGAACATAACGGAATGGCTGAGGAATTCGGAAAAACAATCAACGGCAGCCAAACGTAATGAAAAGTCTATAGATCAGGAGAACAATAAACTCGATAAATTGACAACAGTACTAACGGACGTGATTGCCACGCTAAAGCCACACGCAAAAACGTCACCAACAAACCTAATGACAAGACTCACGTCTGCTCGAAAACTGCCTATATTCGAGGGAAATCCACTGGAATGGATACCGTTTAAAAGGGCTTTCGATATCACCACCGAACTAAATGGCTTCACCGATAAAGAAAACGTGCTACGTTTATGTGAATGTTTACGCGGAGAAGCAAAAGAGACAGTGGATTCATTGTTGTTGACATCTGGAAGTGCAGAAGATATTATGGCATCGTTAGAGTTGCGTTTCGGTAATGTCGATGTCATATTGGGAAAAGTCGTGGAAGAAATGAAACGACTGCCAAGAATAGGCACAAGGGGTATGGATCTTCCAACGTTGGCAGCAAAAGTGCGAAACTGTGTAGTGAGCATGCAAAGCGTAAATCATCTGGGTTATTTGCATAGTCCGgaattaattaacaatattatccAAAAAATGTCATCTGCgatgatatataattataatcGGTTTGCGAATATGAGACCGACCGATGAACCGAGACTCGTCGGTCTATCGACATTCCTAACGATGGAGGCAGAAATGGCGTGCAAGGCAGGGACTAGTGGTGTCACTGTAACCTCAGGGAACGCTCGAAAAGATGATTCTCGGGGGAAGGGACGAGGAACAAATGAAAGGAGAGAAAGAACAAGCCGGGTGTATGCAGCAGCGAAAGGGAAAGACAGCAATGACAAACAACCAAGAAGCAAATATAGTGGGCTTAAATGTAGTTTCTGTAATCACAGAGAACACCGTCCAGTGGATTGTGAGAAATTCCAAACAGCAAATGTGGATCAGAGATGGAGATGGGCAAAGAGACACAATTTGTGTTTCCGCTGTTTGAAGAAGGACCATCGCCGGCTGCAGTGTCAAGCAGAAAAGTGCGGTATTGGAAATTGCAACAAGTCACACCACAGACTGTTGCATAAGAAAATG ATTGCCAGGGAAATAGGTACAAACGGACCCGCGAGCAAACTGGATATACTTGGGGTTGGTGGAATGATGACAACGGAAGGACGAAGCCAACGAGTTTCTTTGGAGATCTCAGACATAAGAAGAGTACAGAAACACTTAGTGCGAAATGTCCAAACCGTAGCAAAGCTGAAGCTACCCCAACAAACATTGCGGAGAAGCGATACAAACAAACACGAACACCTTAAAGATTTACCTATTTCTTATTATGTGAATGCAAAACCTACGATTTTACTGGGTCAAGACAACTGGTATTTATGCATTCCAAAAGAGTTGCGAGTCGGAGGTCGGAATTTACCGGTTGCATCACTCACCGAACTCGGTTGGGTGGTTCACGGATACACAATTACGGACCATGAGTTTACAAATCGTTTAACAAAGGCCTTTGGGTTGACAGAACACTCAAAGCCAGAAACTGACCACGCCAAAAGTTTAAACGAAGTGATCcaagaatattttgaattagAATCCATTGGAATTTCCAACATACTTCGCACGAACCGGCAAGAAGAAAGAGCGCAGCACCTTCAAAATACCACGACTAAAAGAAAGCTAGGGAGATGGGAAACTGGATTGCTCTGGCATACAGAAAAGGTGGATCTACCGAATAACTACTCGTATGCTCTTGAGCGGTTAAAGAATTTGGAAAGAAGGATGGACAAAGAACCAGAATTAGCAAACGCATATACCAGACAAATAGAAGATTTGATCAAAAAGGGATACGCAGAAAAATTAACTGCACAGCAAATTGAAACAGGATCTCCAGTGTGGTATTTGCCGCACTTTGGAGTAAAGCATGTGGACAAGCCGAATAAACTGCGTATTGTCTTCGATGCAGCAGCGAAATGTCATGGCACTAGCCTCAATGACGTGCTCTTACCAGGACCGGACTTGTTGAATTCGTTACTCGGAGTTTTAATGCGCTTTCGTCAAAGAAAGATAGCGTTCGTCGCAGATATTAAAGAGATGTTTCTTCAAATAAAGATACGAGAAGAAGATCGCGACGTACAACGATTCCTATGGCGGGAAACCGAACGGAACCAGAAGCCAGACGTATACCGCAtgtcatcgatgatttttggAGCCATATCATCTCCATCGTCAGCCCAATATGTGAAGAATCGCAACGCTGACGAGTTTGCAACTTTATATCCTGAAGCGGTAAATGCCATCAAATATAAACATTATGTAGACGATTATTTAGACAGTGTGGACACGGAAGATGAGGCCAAACGACTAAGTAGAGAGGTAACAGAGATACATCGGCGGGGTGGCTTTCAAATGTGCGGCTGGACAAGTAATAGTGACGCTGTTATGAAAGAAATGTCCGGAGGAAATGTGACTTCAGGAACTGTTCAATTAACAGCGAAGGAAAGACGAGCATCCAAGACACTAGGTCTCTACTGGGATGCGATGTCAGACACGTTCagttttaatacaaataaaatgcaaaatgcGGTGAGCGTACCACTACAAGAAAAAGGAATTACTAAAAGGGAGATGGTACGAACAATCATGTCGATATTCGACCCGCTTGGATTTCTGGCCCCCTTTACAATTAAGAGCAAGATACTGCTGCAAAACGTATGGCGTAGCGGCATAACTTGGGACGAGAATCTAAGGATAGCTGAGATGGGCAAGTGGAAGGAGTGGACATCCGAGCTACAATCACTAGGTGAACTAACGATACCACGATGCTACGTAGCTCGATGCCATGTAACCACCACAGAGCTACATGTATTTTGTGATGCAAGCGAGTTAGCCTACGCGGCAGTTGCCTATTGGAAATTTACGTATAGCAACGGGCGATCCACCGTAGCGTTTATCTGCTCTAAAAGCAGAGTAACTCCATTAAAACCTACGTCAATTCCTCGCCTGGAGTTGCAAGCTGCATTACTAGCGAGTCGTCTAGGACGGACAATCGAAACGGAGCACGAGTTTAAAATATCACGCCGTATTTTTTGGACAGACTCAAACACGGTATTGTCGTGGATTCAAGCGGATCCAAGATCGTTTAAAACGTTCGTTTCTAATCGGTTAGCTGAGATCGACGAACTCACGACTACAACCGAGTGGAGATGGATTTCCGGGAAACAAAACCCAGCTGATCACGCAACCCGGAATCGACCTGTTGCAATCCTAACTGAATCCAACTGGTTCCATGGACCGGATTTCTTAACAAACGCTGAAAACAGTTGGCCAAGATCACGAGCGGGGAAAAGCAAAGAACAGGCGACAGAAGAAGAGTGTCGAACAGTGGCAGCAATCGGAAGAACAACAAACCCGGTGCTGCTCGACATCCTAAGGTTTTCATCGTGGTTGCGTTTGATACGAACTACGGCAAGAATACTTATATTCGTTGAACGGTGCAAGAAGAAAAGAGGCGTAGAATTAACAGAAGACATAATGCAACGATCTGAAAAATTATGGATTAGGCAAGCGCAAGAAGAAAGCTTTGGAAATGAAATCAGATCAATAGAACAACGACGACCATTACCCGCTGACAGCCGACTCATACAATTTTCACCCGAGATGGATGACCAACAAATATTAAGATTAAAAGGCCGGGTTAGCAACATAGCTGGAATTGCCGAACAAATGAAAAGACCGGTCCTCTTAGACGGGAAACATCCATATACCAGATTGTTGGTACGTCAGTATCACGAATCAGCGGGACATGGCAGCACCGAAACTGTATTAAATGAGCTCAGGCAAAGGTACTGGATATTGAAACTCAGACCTACAATTAGGTGGGTAGCGCATCAGTGCGTAACGTGTCGCATCCGAAGAGCGAAGTCAAATCCTCCAAGAATGAGTGATTTACCATTGGCTAGATTAGGACATCACCAACGTCCTTTCACTCACTGCGGAATGGACTACTTTGGACCATTGACCGTCACAGTTGGAAGACGTCATGAGAAAAGATGGGGTGTCTTATTCACATGCTTGACAACACGAGCCATCCATCTAGAATTAGTTAACTCCCTGACTACAGATTCAACGATTATGGCTCTGAGACGAATGGGAGCGCGACGGGGTTTCCCTTCCCAACTGTACTCAGATAACGCCACGAATCTGAAAGGTGCGGACCGAGAGATTAAGCAACTAATACAGGATCTCGACCAACAAAAACAAACGGAATTCGCTAGTAGTCACCGAATGATATGGAAGTTTATTCCACCTGCCTCACCCCACATGGGTGGAAGCTGGGAACGGCTTGTGAGAAGCGTAAAAACGGCTTTGAAGGTAACCTTAAAGGAAAGGTCACCTAAAGAAGAGACGTTGCAAACAGTGCTGCTAGAAGCGGAACGGACAGTAAACTCACGTCCGCTGACACACGTATCGGTAGATCCTAGGGATCCTGAAGCCATCACACCGTACCACTTTCTAATAGGAACCTCGTCAGCTGACCCATTGCCAAATGTACCCGATGACATCGAACTATATAGCAGAAAACAATGGAGAGTAGCTCAGAGGCTAGCAGACCACTTCTGGAACCGGTGGGTACGAGAATATCTACCCACACTGCAGCCACGTAGGCGATGGACGCATGACACGACACCGATAAAAACCGGAAGCATAGTTATTATCGCAGACCATCTAATGCCACGGAATATGTGGCTAAAAGGAATCGTCAAAGCAGTGTATCCAGGAGCCGACGGAAGAATTCGAGTAGCGGAAGTGAAGACTCAACATGGGACGTTGAGAAGACCTGTAGTAAAACTAATAGTGTTACCTGTGTTAAATGTTAGTGCTGCGGAGGAAAAAGCCCCCGCAGCAGAGGGGGAGGGTGTTAAGGACTGA
- the LOC143361017 gene encoding uncharacterized protein LOC143361017: protein MTDSASNTDAAVARIAVRVPPFWEKNPTTWFRQLESQFVLAGITQDSTKYHYVSANLDNRYADVVIDIINNPPATDAYETLKAELIRRLSDSKEQNIRRLLEHEEIGDRKPSIFLRRLQGLAGDTVSDDFLKTLWVRRLPASIQALMVSRQKESLSELAALADAVAEVSARPQVAAIPSRQADLVAEIADLRREIAALRVGRRDFRRPRSKSQNGRPRYSRSRSRGGEHDSTDGKCWYHWKHGAAAKKCREPCNFVSGNARAIR, encoded by the coding sequence ATGACGGATTCCGCGAGTAACACCGATGCTGCAGTGGCGCGAATAGCGGTCCGTGTTCCGCCGTTCTGGGAGAAGAACCCGACGACCTGGTTCCGACAGCTGGAATCCCAGTTCGTGCTGGCAGGAATCACACAGGATTCCACAAAGTATCATTACGTCAGCGCGAATCTGGACAACAGATATGCCGACGTGGTGATAGATATCATTAATAATCCCCCGGCGACCGACGCATACGAAACGCTAAAGGCGGAATTAATCCGAAGACTCTCCGATTCCAAGGAGCAGAATATACGGCGCCTCTTGGAACACGAGGAGATCGGTGACCGGAAACCGTCAATTTTCCTCCGACGACTTCAAGGCCTCGCGGGTGACACAGTGTCGGACGATTTCCTCAAGACTTTGTGGGTACGACGTCTTCCGGCGAGTATACAGGCCCTCATGGTTTCGCGCCAGAAGGAATCGCTCTCCGAGTTGGCCGCGCTCGCCGACGCCGTCGCGGAGGTGTCCGCGCGCCCGCAAGTCGCTGCCATACCTTCGAGGCAAGCCGACCTGGTGGCCGAAATCGCCGATCTCCGTCGCGAGATCGCCGCCCTCCGCGTGGGGAGACGTGACTTCCGTCGACCGCGTTCCAAGTCGCAAAATGGACGCCCCAGGTATTCGCGATCGCGTAGTCGCGGCGGGGAACACGATTCCACCGATGGAAAGTGTTGGTACCATTGGAAACATGGGGCCGCCGCGAAAAAGTGCCGCGAACCGTGCAATTTCGTGTCGGGAAACGCCCGGGCCATACGCTAA